In the genome of Streptomyces pactum, one region contains:
- a CDS encoding RelA/SpoT family protein translates to MRARLARLGVQRSSPYNPVLEPLLRIVRGNDPKADAATLRQIERAYQVAERWHRGQKRKSGDPYITHPLAVTTILAELGMDPATLMAGLLHDTVEDTEYGLDTLRADFGDQVALLVDGVTKLDKVKFGEAAQAETVRKMVVAMARDPRVLVIKLADRLHNMRTMRYLKREKQEKKARETLEIYAPLAHRLGMNTIKWELEDLAFAILYPKMYDEIVRLVAERAPKRDEYLAVVTDQVQGDLRAARIKATVTGRPKHYYSVYQKMIVRGRDFAEIYDLVGIRVLVDTVRDCYAALGTIHARWNPVPGRFKDYIAMPKFNMYQSLHTTVIGPSGKPVELQIRTFDMHRRAEYGIAAHWKYKQEAVAGASKVRTDVPRRSGKGAETDTVNDMAWLRQLLDWQKETEDPGEFLESLRFDLSRNEVFVFTPKGDVIALPAGATPVDFAYAVHTEVGHRTIGARVNGRLVPLESTLDNGDLVEVFTSKAVGAGPSRDWLGFVKSPRARNKIRAWFSKERRDEAIEHGKDAIVRAMRKQNLPIQRILTGDSLVTLAHEMRYPDISSLYAAIGEGHVSAQGVVQKLVQALGGAEAANEDIAESAPPIRRRSKRRSSADPGVVVKGVEDVWVKLARCCTPVPGDPIIGFVTRGSGVSVHRADCVNVDSLSQQPERILDVEWAPTQSSVFLVAIQVEALDRSRLLSDVTRVLSDQHVNILSAAVQTSRDRVATSRFTFEMGDPKHLGHVLKAVRGVEGVYDVYRVTSSRQR, encoded by the coding sequence GTGCGCGCCCGCCTGGCCCGCCTGGGCGTCCAGCGCTCCAGCCCGTACAACCCGGTGCTGGAGCCGCTGCTGCGCATCGTCCGCGGCAACGACCCCAAGGCCGACGCCGCCACGCTGCGGCAGATCGAACGCGCCTACCAGGTCGCCGAGCGCTGGCACCGCGGCCAGAAGCGCAAGAGCGGCGACCCGTACATCACCCACCCGCTGGCGGTCACCACCATCCTCGCCGAGCTGGGGATGGACCCGGCCACCTTGATGGCGGGCCTGCTGCACGACACCGTCGAGGACACCGAGTACGGCCTGGACACCCTGCGCGCCGACTTCGGCGACCAGGTCGCGCTGCTGGTGGACGGCGTCACCAAGCTGGACAAGGTCAAGTTCGGCGAGGCGGCCCAGGCCGAGACGGTCCGCAAGATGGTCGTCGCCATGGCCCGGGACCCCCGGGTGCTGGTCATCAAGCTCGCCGACCGGCTGCACAACATGCGCACCATGCGCTACCTCAAGCGGGAGAAGCAGGAGAAGAAGGCCCGGGAGACGCTGGAGATCTACGCCCCGCTCGCCCACCGGCTGGGCATGAACACCATCAAGTGGGAGCTGGAGGACCTGGCCTTCGCCATCCTCTACCCCAAGATGTACGACGAGATCGTCCGGCTGGTCGCCGAGCGGGCGCCCAAGCGTGACGAGTACCTCGCCGTCGTCACCGACCAGGTGCAGGGCGACCTCAGGGCGGCACGGATCAAGGCGACCGTCACCGGCCGCCCCAAGCACTACTACTCCGTGTACCAGAAGATGATCGTGCGGGGCCGCGACTTCGCCGAGATCTACGACCTGGTGGGCATCCGGGTCCTGGTCGACACCGTCCGCGACTGCTACGCGGCGCTGGGCACCATCCACGCGCGGTGGAACCCGGTGCCGGGGCGGTTCAAGGACTACATCGCCATGCCCAAGTTCAACATGTACCAGTCGCTGCACACGACGGTCATCGGGCCCAGCGGCAAGCCGGTCGAGCTGCAGATCCGCACCTTCGACATGCACCGCCGCGCCGAGTACGGCATCGCCGCGCACTGGAAGTACAAGCAGGAGGCGGTGGCCGGCGCCTCCAAGGTGCGCACCGACGTGCCGCGCCGGTCCGGCAAGGGCGCCGAGACCGACACCGTCAACGACATGGCGTGGCTGCGGCAGCTGCTGGACTGGCAGAAGGAGACCGAGGACCCGGGCGAGTTCCTGGAGTCGCTCCGCTTCGACCTGTCCCGCAACGAGGTCTTCGTCTTCACGCCCAAGGGCGACGTCATCGCGCTGCCCGCGGGCGCCACCCCGGTGGACTTCGCGTACGCGGTCCACACCGAGGTGGGCCACCGCACCATAGGGGCCCGGGTGAACGGGCGGCTGGTGCCGCTGGAGTCCACCCTGGACAACGGCGACCTGGTGGAGGTGTTCACCTCCAAGGCGGTCGGCGCCGGCCCGTCCCGGGACTGGCTCGGCTTCGTCAAGTCGCCCCGGGCCCGCAACAAGATCCGCGCCTGGTTCTCCAAGGAGCGCCGGGACGAGGCGATCGAGCACGGCAAGGACGCCATCGTGCGGGCGATGCGCAAGCAGAACCTGCCGATCCAGCGCATCCTGACCGGTGACTCCCTGGTCACCCTCGCCCACGAGATGCGGTACCCGGACATCTCCTCGCTCTACGCGGCGATCGGCGAGGGGCACGTCTCCGCCCAGGGCGTGGTGCAGAAGCTGGTGCAGGCGCTGGGCGGTGCCGAGGCGGCCAACGAGGACATCGCCGAGTCCGCGCCGCCGATCCGCCGGCGCAGCAAGCGGCGCTCCAGCGCCGACCCGGGCGTGGTGGTCAAGGGCGTCGAGGACGTGTGGGTCAAGCTCGCCCGGTGCTGCACCCCGGTCCCCGGCGACCCGATCATCGGCTTCGTCACCCGCGGCAGCGGCGTCTCGGTGCACCGCGCCGACTGCGTCAACGTGGACTCGCTGTCGCAGCAGCCGGAGCGCATCCTCGACGTGGAGTGGGCGCCCACCCAGTCCTCGGTCTTCCTGGTCGCCATCCAGGTGGAGGCCCTGGACCGCTCCCGGCTGCTGTCGGACGTCACCCGCGTCCTGTCCGACCAGCACGTCAACATCCTCTCCGCCGCCGTGCAGACCTCCCGCGACCGGGTCGCCACCTCCCGGTTCACCTTCGAGATGGGCGACCCCAAACACCTGGGGCACGTGCTCAAGGCGGTCCGCGGGGTGGAGGGCGTCTACGACGTCTACCGGGTGACGTCCTCCCGGCAGCGCTGA